Within Hydractinia symbiolongicarpus strain clone_291-10 chromosome 11, HSymV2.1, whole genome shotgun sequence, the genomic segment AAACCACGTAATATAaatctttgaaaaaaacttcCTTACGAAGCCTATGTTGCTTAATGTGTTATTACCACTTTCAAAAGGCATCTTTTTTACAAATGCAATTTGCTTTCACATGTTCAAATGTTTAAAGTGTTTCTCATATTGCAAACTCATTTTGCTTATATATAAACCCATTTtggatgtatttttttaatccaAGTTAAAGATACTAACTTTGTCAACCATGTGATTACTTTCCTGGAAAAAGTAAATACTGTAAAGAATTAATTAAGTTCTCAATGCTTATTTATAATTTAAGAAGAGCATTTTATTTTAGAGGGGTAAACAATGACTTACCCAACACACAACCCACACCAACCACCACACAAACACCACCAACACTTTCCGCaacatgattttttatttttcttggatGAACCATTGCTAGAATACATTCCATAGGTTTTACGACTGCCTTCTGAGAGATAATCATCTTCATCAAAATTACTGTCCTGCGAGTTAATGAGGGGTGCTGAATCACTAGCCATTGTGTCAGTGCCAAGTGAATACACAACTTCGGATTTTTTCCCTCTGTGCCTTTCTGTTGGTGGAGTGTTAACAAGCAAGTGATATTTTGAATTGCGATTCTTTGTGTGCGAATGTGCAGAGGACATTTTTATGAAGTGACAATTCCATTTCTATGGTATCCTCATAGTAACTAATGCATCTAAGTATACTAAAGAATCTaaagttacaaaaaaatactttgaaaTACTTAAAATAACAATTCTAATACACTAATAAATAATAACTTGGTCGTTACTCAGACTAATAATTCTTAGTAACGACCAAGCTTTCACGTTTTGTTTAATGACCAAGGGTGCTATTTTCGGTACAGCATGGGGTAAGtggttatttttgtatttttgtaactgtcgatttaattttacttttatttattttactttaataaaaAGAGCCTTTTTTaagcaattaaataaaattcgaATTAACTTTGTCTAAAAAAGGATAATTTACatcgaaaaaataaacatatttaacATTATGTTAAATGTTTACTGTTGTTGAATTGAGTTTTGTTGAATGTTTACTTTTGAACAGAAAAGTgtgtaaaatgtttttagcaTATCCAGATAAGTCAGGACATTCCTTGAGACAAGTGTGATCGCACACGCACTCACCCGCACACTCGTAACAGGATTTACGAGTGCTTTTTATCGCActcgtgaattttttctttttctaaaatattatagagcgatgaaaaaggctattatgctgatgcattacactgagactcgaatgAAAGacagaagaccatttggaaccatgccaccttcatcgtcacagaataCTACCAGAAGAATGctcacccatgcaagttaaatataaccagaacttAAATATAACAGTTCAACAGTGTTTCAACCTTGCACTTGTGGTTAAtatgttttacaaaatttatttctatacagcttaaataacatataacgttgcggtaaacaaaaaatagttaagtgtgaatcacacttgcaaataataacatcgcacttgtaaattttgcttacgagtGCAATTTTCCGCACAACATAgcacttgtaatttttttagcgggtgcttttcgtagctctggcatagttttattcaagaaatggcctgaTAAGTGTCGTTCAGCTCATGAAATTTACCCAAACTTTAATGTCATTTGTTTTAAGTTACTTACAGATGTAATTTTGTGATAACTTGTTGATTTGCATTTCATATAGAAAATCTGATACCTTATCATCCATAGTCATAAAAGTTTCACATGTTTTGTGATAATGAGGTATTTACGCCAAAGCTGAAAGTTAATTCACCACTTAAACTTGTAGAATACTCAGTAGAACTTACTATTGATAAAGTTTTTTCCCaattattaaaaatacttttcatttttacttttatagTGTTTAgtgtttgataaagtattttatgctgtttttataaaataaatttttaatagtACGCAAAACCATCTCACGTTGTCACAAGCGCTGGGCCAATTAAATGTGCCTGAAAACCTGCATTTCCTGATTGCAAAATCCAGACAATTAACAAATGTAAGATTGAATATTTAACATAATAGGTTCCTATGTTGGGCATTAGAATATGGTTAGAACAGCTTTATCTTTAGCACAATCAGGAAAGTTATGTGACAACATTTAACAGCCTTCGAAATTAGTTTGGTGACCGAAATTCTGTCTCTGTTACACTGGGGTTGTTCAGGCCCACTTTGTGCAACTTCAGACTAAACAGATTACAATCCTATAATGTAAAATTTACCAGCGCGTTAAATGGAATTGCTCAGGGTGAGCAACATGCTACATATGGCTTGCGGTATTTTAAGGAACACAGAAAATTAAAAGAGACTAACTAAATTAgtgcttaatttttttgtagcgattaaacaaaatatatttataattttttaaaaagacattAATACAACTCCTAAAAAATAACAAGCAACATTTTATGTAGACTGGTTTGGAAGCAATTTAATCGgcgaacataaaaaaattgttgtcttCTGTGCTTTTCGCATAATTATCTAAAAAATTTATGCGTTGGCCATATCGCACTATTATCGATAATCTGCTGACAAAGCAAATTGAATTAGCGATAATTATAGCTCATCATTGTTGATCGCTAATGACCTGATTGCTAATTCATTTTATTTATCGATAATTCCGGTTTTTTTTCATGAATTATCGGTAAACACTGATCGATAATTATAGCTTGTTATCAAATTTCCTGGAATCGTCACAAATTAGTTTTCAGGTAAAGCTTACAACTTTAACCTTCTACAGACTGGGAATGATGAACACAGTCGATTTGTTAtatatggtttgttttgaattaaagaaaaggaaattttatttatttttttcagttatATAAAGTTGAAAGTTTCTTCTTGTAACATTTTATTCAATTTGCTCTTTTGCTGCTCATCAAGGTCGAACTAATTTTAGTTATTATTATCAATAATTTTCTGATTCAAATAAACTGACAAAGTTTTCTGTTCTAAACAGCCAGACTTATATTATAGTTTTATTTATAAGAATACATTTAATAGGTAGGTGAGACTGATGCAGTTAATAAATTTAGTAGTTAAAACTGCATTAATTGCTGACCTTTCCTTGTACCATAATAAATGGATTGGGCGAAAGACGCAAACATAACATATCAATCGACCAGGAGAATCAAAAGATTCTCCTGGTCGATTGACGATTTTTAGTTAAGGGAAAAAAACTTTTCTCGGTCAACTCTTTCTCTTAAAGTAAAGCTTACGTTAGCAAAAACTCACCTTATACAATATGTCAGGTTTGAAGTTAGAAAACAGAGATTTTgagattttacaaaaaaaattcacccCTATTTACGAAAAGCTGACAACGTTACTGGTGTGTTTTCTAATCATTATTTTCTTCCATCGAACAGTGAAAAAGCACATGAAGTTAGCTATACATAACCAGTTAGCTAAATAGTTTCAGCTGGATAGCTAGCTGAAAATAAGACAGATGATCTGTCGGTGGAAGCACAAACTAgctattaaataaatttttattaatacaaaaataCTGAATAAATTAAATCTTGTGGGTAACTTAGGATCAAAATATCAATTAATATCTGCAGCTTTTTTGCGTACAAAAAACGCGATAATTACTTCCATGTTCCGCAACATTTCAGTCGCCATTATTATCTTAGAATGTTGTGAAGGTGCTCACCTCCATGGAGGTTTTAAACACTGCTGTGAGTTCTCGTAGCTGGCTCGGACATATCTGATTTGTGCAGGAGAGACTGCACCTGGAGAAAGCACAAAACAGTTGAATTCATTGGGAAAAGTGGGACGTGAGACGCGCGACCCTGATGACCTTGCCCCTCAGGACACAATATGCCATTATCCCAGAATGCATTCTAGAAATGTGCTTTCTTCCTCAGAGGTTATTAAACACTAAGAGCCCATATCTGACTATCAAATATACATCAAGCTTGTGTAGGGGAGGCTCACTAGGGGAAAAACATAAAGACATTTACCTATCTAACTTCGTAAACATGTGTATGGCAGAAATACAGCTGCCCCCGCCACGCACCTTCCCCTTCAGGTAAACTCCTTTTGGACACTTGTGTCTATGGGAACCTGTCGGATCCTCTGCTTGATTGTGTTTTAGGTACTGCGGCTTTTCCATggctattttctttgtaatcATATTTCTGTTTAAACATGAAGTGAAACAGAGCTCATTTTACAATGAAAAGAAGCCGTTATAGGTGCCCCAAATTTTTTACGTGATACATTTTAACTATACGAGCTATGTTATACCGTGGCAGATTTAAACAGCTGTTTCACCCATAAACCGCTGCGGCTTTGTAGTATTTATCTATCATCAGATAAAAAGTATTCTTCTGATAAAAGAAGCTAATCACATATAAACATAAAGTCTGATATCAGATGCTGTGACGCCATCTTGGATCGTGTTTTGAGAGCGAGCCGAAACTCACGGCATCCGATATATACctagtaaaatatattacaatccCTCTTTTTCTCGAAGTTATTGTTGTTGATttcttgattgtttgttttataacaTGTTCACATATTTGCTTTTCAACTCAGTTCCTCTGCACGTACATAAAACGTTTTTGTTCTTCAGCTATACACATCGGTCTTTTACTATATACATCGTATCGTTCGTctgctatatatatacatcgTTTATCATTATCGTTCTTGTTATCATTATCTTGTtatcgttcttattttttttctctaagtCTTCTTCTTGCGCTTCGGATTGATGATGACGTAACGCTCTGTAGTTTTTCTTTGTCGTTTCGGGTAGGTTTTTGCACCGTTCTTGTGGTTTTTCTTTTCGTATAGATCTTCTTCTTTGTTATGGCCATCATTCGGTTTAGATTGTTGGTTCTCATCAAAATTCGCATTGCTTGAGCAGGTACAAGGGTCTGCCCTGTTTCGCGCGTTAGAAACACTCGATTGCTTACCCTTCGCAGATCTATACAGTTTCGCGTGTCCGTTTGCTCGTAGAAACGTTTTTCCTTCCTTGTTTCGAACCAAGATGCTTCGTTTGTATACTTTAATGATGGTGAAGACTTCCTTTAACCAGGGCggtgaaagtttgtttttgttgtcggtAAGATTTTTCAACAATACCTTTTGTCCGACTTCAAAAGTGACAGTTTTTGCCTTGCGGTTCTGGTCGGTGTTTTCCTTGGATTTCTGTTTGTGCTTTTCATCATTCTTGTTTACTTCTATATCCAATTCACTGTTGCTTTTCACAAGTTGACTAACGTCAGGAAGATCATTCGTTAGCGGTCTACCGAACATCAGTGTTGCAGGTGGAACTTTAGTTACGGTATGAGGTGTGGTTCGGTAACTCAAAAGGAATGTGTCAAGAGTTTTACGCCAATCCTTTCCAGTGATGATAGCAGTTTGATTGTGTCGCTTCAATGTGCGGTTAAATCTCTCAACCTCACCATTAGCTTGTGGCCAGTATGGAGTTGTACGCCGGTGTTTTATACCATGTTGTTGAAGGTATCGACTGAATTTGAAGGACGTGAATTGTGAACCGTTGTCAGTTACAATTGTTTTTGGATAACCAAAAATACTAAAGGTTCGCTTCATAACATTTATTATGTTTTGCACACCAGTGTTCTTGATAGAAGAAACTATTGGGTATCTGGATCTGTAATCAATCAAAACTAACAGGTTGTCACCAGAGGGATAAGGGCCTTGAATGTCCATTGCAATAGTGTTCCAAGGTTGTTTGGGAATTTCTGTTGGTTGTGACGGTTCATGCCTGGTGGTGGAGGGTGCAGTTACTTGGCAGGCATGACAGGTAAGTGTTAGATCTTCGATTTGTTTGTTCATCAGCGGCCACCAAACTTTTTCACGTAATAGTAGTTTAGTTTTGGTTGTTCCTTGATGCGTAGCATGTGCTATCTGCAACATTTTCTGTTGTAGAGTGCTTGGGATGACAATTCGTTGTCCTTTGAGTAAAATGTTATTCACAAAGGATAACTCATGCTTTGCATGTCTGTATGGATTCAAAGCAGAATCTTTTGGCCAGGCCTTCGAGTTAATGGCTTTGGTGACTTTTTGAAGAATGATGTCTTTTGCAGTTTCATCTTGTATCTCTTCGATATTGCAGCTTTTAGGTACTGCTTCTGCTGCTGTAAAGTTGATAAAGGATTCAATTGAGTCGTCAGTTTCTCCTTCACTGTCTGTACAAACAGGGTCTCTTGATAGTATGTCAGCAGCATTTTTGGCACCAGAAATGTATTTTAATTTGTAGTTATACCCTTGTATGCGAAGAAGCCATCTCTGGATCCTCGGTGGTGGAGATGTGGAGGTTGGTGACATTACGTGCAAAAGACTCTTGTGATCAGTGGTGATATCGAAGTCACGGTCATATATGAAAAAGTGAAAGTGTGTGCAGCCAAAGGCAACTGCAAGAGCTTCTCGTTCTGTTTGTGAGTATCTCTGTTCAACAGGTGTTAATGCTCTACTTCCATATGCTACCGGCTTGAAGTTTCCATCTTTCTGTTTCTGTGTAAGTATGGCACCAAGACCATACGGACTTGCATCAACAATTATGTCTGTTTCCGCCTCAGGATTGTAAAATGCCATAGTTTCAGAAGTGCAAAGTTTTTCTTTGAGTAAATCAAATGATTTCTGTTCAAGATCTGTCCATATGAATGGTGTATTTTTCTTGGTGAGTTTCCTCAGTGGAGCTGATAATGTACTGTAGTCTTTGATGAACTGACTGCAATAATTTACTAGACCAAGAAAGGATCTGACTTCTGTCGATGTTGTTGGTGTTTTGAATTTGTTGACTGCAGTGACTTTGGAAGGGTCTGGAGATATGCCATCTGTTGTGAGAGTATATccactaaataaaattttattcttgctaaactcacatttttctggGTTGACACGCAGGCCATTCTCAGAAAGATTACGAAGAACCTTATCGAGATTGCGGTCATGCTCAGCTTGTGTTTTTCCCCAGATAAAAATATCATCAGAGATGTTCTTTGCCCCTTCACAATCAGCAATTaccatttcaatatttttctgaaaatgttcAAAGGCACTTGAAATACCATATATGAGACGCTTGTATCTGAAAATTCCTTTATGGGTAATGAAGGCAGTAATGTTTCTGCTTTCTTCGGCTAACTCAATTTGATGGTAGCCTTCTCGCAGGTCAATTTTTGAGAAGACAGTGGTTCCATTTAATAATGGTAGGATTTCTTCCAGTTTTGGAATAGGATGCTTCTCTCTGATAATGGCAGTGTTTGCTCTGCGCATGTCCACACACAATCTAATTTTGCCATTTTTCTTAGGTACTGCGACAATTGGTGAAACCCACGAAGTTGGTCCATTAACTGGCTCAATGATATCTAATTTCAGCAGTCTATCGAGCTCTGCTTCAACTTTCTTTCTGGTGTGAAACGGCAGTCTCCTAGTTGGTTGCTGGATGGGGGTGACATCTGGATCAATATGGAGTTTCTGTTTGAAGTTGTTAAGTTTTCCCATTCCTTTGAAtaccttgttgtttttgttgaggaCTTGTTCTGTTGATACTGGTATGCCTTTTGACAGACTTCTGCTACCTAACTGGAATGTTCTATGGTTGATGGGTGTTGTAGCTGGTCCAATTCGTAATAGATCTAGCTGCTCAGCTGTTTTGTGACCAAGTAAATTGCCTCCTTGACCAGGTATTACGTAGAATTTTGCTAGTATTTTATGGTGATTTGCTGCAACTGTAGCTTTGAAGGTACCAGTGATTGGGAGCTTCTTAGTAGCATTGTATGGGTAGATTCGGGCATTGGATTTCTGAAGCTGGATGTTGCTGAATAAGCGTTTATAGGTTCGAAAATCGATGATATTTGTTGTGCTTCCAGAATCAATGATAGCAGTCATTTCGCTATTGTTTACTAGAACGGGGAAGTTATTTGACTTCGTAGTGTTCATCTTGTATAGGTAGATATCCTCATCTTCGTCATCAGAGTTTTCATGGTTGGTTTGATGAACTTGCTGTTTATTTTTGGTGCGGcacatttttgcaaaatgtcCTTTAATACCACATTTGTTACATGTTTTATCTCTTGATCTCCGACATTCATGACTTTTGTGGTTCTTCATACCACAGCGACCACATTCTGGTTTGTTGAATGATTTGGTTGGGTTGTTCCGATGTGGTGGTGCATTGTGTTTCCTATGGCTACGATGAGGTGGTCTACGCCCATGTAGTTTGTTGATTTGTTCAGAGCTTTCTTCTTCAGTGTCATGTTGTGTTTGTTTACCATTagctatttctttgttttggtgTTCTGCAGATTCAAAAAGTCGTCCAAGGTCCTGTGTTTTCTGGAGATTCAAATCAGTTTCCATAAGTAAACGTTTGCGGAATTTAATATTcgatgtttttgctatgaccatGTCTCGGATTTCATTGTCAGTTTCTGATCCATATTCACAATATAAGGAAAGTTGTCGTAGACGGGTAATGAATTGATCCGTACTTTCCCCTACTTGTTGTGAGGCTTGGTGAAATTTATGCCTTTCGAAAGGTATGTTCTTTTTGACTGAAAAATGTTCATCAAATTTATGGAGGGCTTCTTCAAATGTTGTTCCAGGatcagagaaagtttcaaatatttCCTGGCATTTAGGTCCAATCATGTGGAGTAAAATTGCCCTCTTTCTTTCATCATCCCTAACTCCACTTGCTAGTATGTAGTATTTAAGACTGGTCTGCCATTTCGTCCATCGTTGACCAACTGAAGTCGGTTCTCCATTTGGGTCAAAGGGTGGTATGGCTGGAAGTTGCAAAACGGACATGCTAGCTGCACAGAAATGCTCAGAGCGCGCGCACAAGTATAACTATCGCTTGAAATTACAAAGGACAGCCTAGCAAAGTTTCCTTTCGCACAGTAAGAGTCaacaaaatttgttgttttgattcgAAAATTCACACGTCTTGTTTCACGCGAGATTGCTTTGTAATTATGAAATATACCTCTCCATGAGTTCTTGGAATCCTCGTCGCCAATTTGTAGTATTTATCTATCATCAGATAAAAAGTATTCTTCTGATAAAAGAAGCTAATCACATATAAACATAAAGTCTGATATCAGATGCTGTGACGCCATCTTGGATCGTGTTTTGAGAGCGAGCCGAAACTCACGGCATCCGATATATACctagtaaaatatattacagGCTTAAAAGACGGTCTTTCAGACGACTGCTTGTTAAGTGAGGCGCCCACCCGACTTGGCAACGGGGAATAATTATAAAGTTTGTGATTTGTACATTATAACTTGTGGTCTAAAATTTGGTTTCGGTAGTATTACAGGCGACCGCTTAAGTTTCCGCCAAACAGCTTAGTAGAGACTTCTTTGGGCTACcggcaaactttgattttatgcACTTGACAATAGCATTCAAGTAAGTCATACGGATGTTGACTTTTTTTCATTCTGGACAATTATTCCAATGATACTTTCGGCCACGGCAACATCGGTATCTTGAAAAATCGTAAATAGAATTACGCGCACCGTATTTCACAAAATAATAACGAACTCGTTCAAACTTGAAGTTGAAACTTCGACACGAGTCTCCAAGTGACTATGTTGaattttctctttgttttaaaaatttgaatgcaAAACTTTATCAATCGTGATCAAAACAAAACGCCTCGATTCTCTGGTTACGGGTTGGTGTTGGATTCTAAATTTAACAATTTATTCGGCGGCCGCTCGACCTACCGCTGAAGTTTTCGCTGAGCACATTAACCCGGTAAGTGTCAAGTTTATCCTATAATAATAAGTGACTAGGGCGACTGCATGAGAGATGCTTATTTAACAGCGACGTTGTAACCTCTCct encodes:
- the LOC130613388 gene encoding uncharacterized protein K02A2.6-like, translated to MSVLQLPAIPPFDPNGEPTSVGQRWTKWQTSLKYYILASGVRDDERKRAILLHMIGPKCQEIFETFSDPGTTFEEALHKFDEHFSVKKNIPFERHKFHQASQQVGESTDQFITRLRQLSLYCEYGSETDNEIRDMVIAKTSNIKFRKRLLMETDLNLQKTQDLGRLFESAEHQNKEIANGKQTQHDTEEESSEQINKLHGRRPPHRSHRKHNAPPHRNNPTKSFNKPECGRCGMKNHKSHECRRSRDKTCNKCGIKGHFAKMCRTKNKQQVHQTNHENSDDEDEDIYLYKMNTTKSNNFPVLVNNSEMTAIIDSGSTTNIIDFRTYKRLFSNIQLQKSNARIYPYNATKKLPITGTFKATVAANHHKILAKFYVIPGQGGNLLGHKTAEQLDLLRIGPATTPINHRTFQLGSRSLSKGIPVSTEQVLNKNNKVFKGMGKLNNFKQKLHIDPDVTPIQQPTRRLPFHTRKKVEAELDRLLKLDIIEPVNGPTSWVSPIVAVPKKNGKIRLCVDMRRANTAIIREKHPIPKLEEILPLLNGTTVFSKIDLREGYHQIELAEESRNITAFITHKGIFRYKRLIYGISSAFEHFQKNIEMVIADCEGAKNISDDIFIWGKTQAEHDRNLDKVLRNLSENGLRVNPEKCEFSKNKILFSGYTLTTDGISPDPSKVTAVNKFKTPTTSTEVRSFLGLVNYCSQFIKDYSTLSAPLRKLTKKNTPFIWTDLEQKSFDLLKEKLCTSETMAFYNPEAETDIIVDASPYGLGAILTQKQKDGNFKPVAYGSRALTPVEQRYSQTEREALAVAFGCTHFHFFIYDRDFDITTDHKSLLHVMSPTSTSPPPRIQRWLLRIQGYNYKLKYISGAKNAADILSRDPVCTDSEGETDDSIESFINFTAAEAVPKSCNIEEIQDETAKDIILQKVTKAINSKAWPKDSALNPYRHAKHELSFVNNILLKGQRIVIPSTLQQKMLQIAHATHQGTTKTKLLLREKVWWPLMNKQIEDLTLTCHACQVTAPSTTRHEPSQPTEIPKQPWNTIAMDIQGPYPSGDNLLVLIDYRSRYPIVSSIKNTGVQNIINVMKRTFSIFGYPKTIVTDNGSQFTSFKFSRYLQQHGIKHRRTTPYWPQANGEVERFNRTLKRHNQTAIITGKDWRKTLDTFLLSYRTTPHTVTKVPPATLMFGRPLTNDLPDVSQLVKSNSELDIEVNKNDEKHKQKSKENTDQNRKAKTVTFEVGQKVLLKNLTDNKNKLSPPWLKEVFTIIKVYKRSILVRNKEGKTFLRANGHAKLYRSAKGKQSSVSNARNRADPCTCSSNANFDENQQSKPNDGHNKEEDLYEKKNHKNGAKTYPKRQRKTTERYVIINPKRKKKT